In Sorghum bicolor cultivar BTx623 chromosome 10, Sorghum_bicolor_NCBIv3, whole genome shotgun sequence, one genomic interval encodes:
- the LOC8065008 gene encoding anthocyanin regulatory R-S protein, producing the protein MALASSTLPLPLTTTTPPSSSSQDIAATTTSFCAYPLAFFGFEEKAAAMELDEQAFLEEILSLRRDATWDCNAMGDFFSPAAAMDCSFQDRQHQVPTVSVLPTFTASYAQPQPQPTAAPGFDCLSEVYGAAAAFGGPNAGDYGGEMGFLDVVEPKAAAADGVGVGGAAAGLEVCKVEPVLAESGGAFGPGPGLGAAPTPAPASKKKRVEGMPSKNLMAERRRRKRLNDRLSMLRSVVPKISKMDRTSILGDTIDYMKELLERIKLLQEEIEEQQQEAPGMLSVCRELNPIEMVARNIPKFDVERKEGGDTRVEIYCAAKPGLLLSTVSTLDTLGLDIQQCVISCFNDFGMHASCSEMQRDMISAEAIKQELFNNAGYSGRCL; encoded by the exons ATGGCATTGGCATCTTccactctccctctccctctcaccaccaccacacctccctcctcctcctcacaaGACATAGCAGCCACCACCACCTCTTTCTGTGCTTACCCTCTCGCCTTCTTCGGCTTCGAGGAGAAGGCGGCGGCGATGGAGCTGGACGAGCAGGCCTTCCTGGAGGAGATCCTCTCCCTGCGGAGGGACGCAACCTGGGACTGCAATGCCATGGGGGACTTCTTCTCCCCGGCGGCCGCCATGGACTGCTCCTTCCAGGACCGCCAGCACCAGGTGCCCACTGTCAGCGTCCTCCCCACCTTCACCGCCTCCTACGCGCAGCCACAGCCGCAGCCGACGGCGGCGCCCGGCTTCGACTGCCTCAGCGAGGTCTacggcgccgccgcggcgtTCGGTGGACCCAATGCAGGCGACTACGGCGGCGAGATGGGGTTCCTTGACGTCGTCGAGcccaaggcggcggcggcggacggcgtcggcgtcggcggcgccgccgcgggccTCGAGGTCTGCAAGGTGGAGCCCGTCCTGGCGGAGAGCGGCGGCGCGTtcggccccggccccggcctcGGCGCCGCGCCGACGCCAGCCCCGGCGTCCAAGAAGAAGAGGGTCGAGGGGATGCCGTCCAAGAACCTGATggccgagcgccgccgccgcaagcGCCTCAACGACCGCCTCTCCATGCTGCGCTCCGTCGTGCCCAAGATCAGCAAG ATGGACCGGACGTCGATCCTGGGCGACACGATCGACTACATGAAGGAGCTGCTGGAGAGGATCAAGCTGCTGCAGGAGGAGatcgaggagcagcagcaggaggcgcCGGGCATGCTCAGCGTCTGCCGGGAGCTCAACCCCATCGAGATGGTGGCCAGGAACATCCCCAAG TTCGACGTGGAGCGGAAGGAGGGCGGCGACACCCGGGTGGAGATCTACTGCGCCGCCAAGCCGGGGCTGCTGCTGTCCACGGTGAGCACGCTGGACACGCTAGGGCTCGACATCCAGCAGTGCGTCATCAGCTGCTTCAACGACTTCGGCATGCACGCATCCTGCTCCGAG ATGCAGAGGGACATGATCAGCGCGGAGGCGATAAAGCAGGAGCTGTTCAATAACGCTGGCTATAGCGGACGCTGCTTGTAG